The following coding sequences are from one Clostridioides difficile ATCC 9689 = DSM 1296 window:
- a CDS encoding lysylphosphatidylglycerol synthase transmembrane domain-containing protein, with protein MDRLKNIRKSLLQYTFLFLLIGITIYLVFKTLDIKMLSNVMVMVDKKFLFIGALAIMCHIMLEGVVMKIIIESTHKVNIRFIGFKLAIMGFYYNLITPFASGSQPVQIYVLKKCKMPLSKASAVVTNKSIIFQIVVTFYCTILVLMNFAMLEKQMKMIMPLVFLGIAINSFVLIMIILVILNPKKIKYFMRITIKHLSKIKFLKFLDNKIESIESFIDDYSKAINFFAKNKKVLISTIIVTFIQLSAYFSVSFWIYKAFNLQGYSYIYILTLQAFLYMAISPIPTPGNVGANELAFFTIFKSVFPQPLMGYAVFLYGGFMYYLILIGSGIFTVITHYRMKNRIGRNIVLSEN; from the coding sequence ATGGATAGACTAAAGAATATTAGAAAGAGTTTACTACAGTATACATTTTTATTTTTGTTAATAGGTATAACAATTTACCTAGTGTTTAAAACATTGGATATTAAAATGCTATCAAATGTTATGGTTATGGTAGATAAGAAGTTTTTATTCATAGGTGCTTTGGCAATAATGTGTCACATAATGCTTGAAGGAGTAGTAATGAAGATAATTATAGAAAGCACTCACAAAGTTAATATTAGATTTATTGGTTTTAAGCTAGCCATTATGGGATTTTATTATAATTTAATAACTCCTTTTGCTTCAGGAAGCCAACCAGTACAGATATATGTACTTAAAAAATGTAAAATGCCACTTAGTAAGGCAAGTGCAGTTGTTACCAATAAGTCTATTATCTTCCAAATAGTAGTTACTTTTTATTGTACAATACTTGTTTTAATGAATTTTGCTATGTTAGAAAAACAAATGAAAATGATTATGCCTCTAGTGTTTCTAGGGATAGCCATTAATTCATTTGTCTTAATTATGATAATATTAGTTATTTTAAATCCTAAAAAAATAAAATATTTTATGAGAATTACTATAAAGCATTTATCAAAAATTAAGTTTTTAAAATTTTTAGATAATAAGATCGAATCCATAGAAAGTTTTATAGATGATTATAGTAAAGCAATAAATTTTTTTGCAAAGAATAAAAAGGTATTAATTTCAACTATAATAGTAACTTTTATTCAATTAAGTGCTTACTTTAGTGTTTCATTTTGGATATATAAAGCATTTAATTTACAAGGTTATAGCTATATTTATATACTGACATTACAAGCATTTTTATATATGGCAATATCTCCAATACCAACACCTGGGAATGTAGGAGCTAATGAATTAGCCTTTTTCACTATATTCAAATCAGTATTCCCTCAACCTTTGATGGGATATGCAGTATTTTTATATGGTGGATTTATGTACTATTTGATTCTGATTGGAAGTGGAATATTTACTGTAATTACTCACTATAGAATGAAAAATAGAATTGGCAGAAATATTGTTTTAAGTGAAAACTAA
- the cprR gene encoding two-component system response regulator CprR has product MSKILVVDDELDMLKLIENVLKRDGHEVKVISDVEKAMNMDFNYFNLIILDVMMPKMDGFEVCKTIRNKVDCPILFLTAKNMESDIMYGLGIGADDYITKPFGVGELRARITAHLRRESREKKNLLTISNVQFNFLGKEVSIDGKKINFTKSEYLICEFLAKNKGQVFSKERIYESVYGFDGESDISTITEHIKNIRSKLKQYDIYTIETVWGIGYKWV; this is encoded by the coding sequence ATGTCTAAGATATTAGTAGTAGATGATGAGTTAGATATGTTAAAGTTGATTGAAAATGTGTTGAAAAGAGATGGACATGAAGTAAAGGTAATTAGTGATGTAGAAAAGGCTATGAACATGGATTTTAATTATTTTAATCTAATAATATTAGATGTTATGATGCCTAAGATGGATGGTTTTGAAGTATGTAAAACTATAAGAAATAAGGTTGATTGTCCAATACTGTTTTTGACAGCAAAAAATATGGAAAGTGATATTATGTACGGTCTTGGTATAGGTGCAGATGACTATATAACCAAACCTTTTGGTGTAGGAGAATTAAGGGCTAGGATAACTGCTCATTTAAGGCGAGAAAGTAGAGAAAAAAAGAATTTATTAACTATCTCAAATGTTCAATTTAACTTTTTAGGCAAAGAAGTTTCAATTGATGGTAAAAAAATTAATTTTACTAAAAGTGAATATCTAATATGTGAATTTCTAGCAAAAAATAAGGGACAAGTATTTTCAAAAGAAAGAATATATGAGTCGGTATATGGTTTTGATGGAGAAAGTGATATAAGTACTATCACAGAGCATATAAAAAATATACGAAGCAAATTAAAACAATATGATATTTATACAATAGAAACTGTATGGGGGATAGGGTATAAATGGGTGTAA